The sequence below is a genomic window from Pyrobaculum sp. 3827-6.
CGCTGGGAAGACCACTCTTATGAAGATACTGGCCGGCGTCTACCGCCCCACCTCGGGGGAGATATACATAGAGGGGAGGAGGGTGAGGTTTAGAAACGCCAGGGATGCGCAGAGGGCTGGTATCGCCATGGTGCACCAGCATCTCTCCCTAATACCGGGCCTCACCGCTATTGAAAACATAGCGCTCGCCGAGGGCGCCGGTCTGAGGCCCATATCTGCAGAGGTTAGGCAGAGGGCTGTGAAGATCGCGGAGGAGCTGGGTTTCGACGTCGAGTGGGACAGGGATGTGGAGGAGCTGCCTCTGGGGGTTAGGCAGAGGGTTGAGATAGTGAAGGCCCTGTACTGGGGGGCCGACTTGTTGATACTTGACGAGCCCACCACCGTGCTGTCGCCTCTAGAGGTGAAGTCGCTCTTCCAAGTGGTGAGGAGGCTTAGGGAGCGGGGCAAGTCTGTGGTGTACATTACCCACAAAATCCCGGAGGTGCTTGAAATTGCGGATAGGGTGGTGGTGTTGAGGAGGGGGGTTAAGGTGGCGGAGTTTACGCCGCCCTACGACCCGAAGAGGCTTGTGGAGGCTATGGTGGGCGAGTTGAGGGTGGAGGCCGTCAGCCGCGTCGGGCGGCCGGGGGAGAGGCCTGTTCTAGAGGTCGCGGATCTGTGGGTGTACGAGGGCGGCAGGGCTGTGGTTCAGGGGGTGAACCTAGTGGTTAGGGAGAGGGAGATACTGGCCGTGGTGGGGGTGGAGGGTAACGGGCAGGAGCATTTGGTGGAGGCTATCGTAGGCGTGAGGAGGCACAAGGGCGTTGTGAAGATCCACGGCGGGTACGCCTACATACCCGACGACAGACAGAGGAAGGCCATGCTTCTCGAAAGGCCGCTGGTGGAGAACGCCGTGTTGGGGAGGGAGGGGGAGTTCGCGCGGCGCGGCTTAATCTCGTGGAGCGCGGCCAGCCGCTTCACCGCTAAGCTAATTGAGGAATTTGGAATCGTGGCGCCGGGCCCGTGGGCGGTGGCGAGGCACCTCTCAGGGGGCAACCAGCAGAAGCTGGTGGTGGGTAGGGAGCTGAGTAGAGGGGCTAGGCTCATCATAGCGCACCAACCCACGAGGGGGCTCGACGTCGCGACCACCGAGTATGTCCAGCAGTTGCTAATCAAGGCGAGGAACGGGGGCGCCGGCGTTCTCCTTGTGACGAGCGATCTAGATGAGGCGTATAAGCTGGCCGACACCATAGCCGTGATGTACAGAGGCAAGGTGGTGGCCGTGGGGCCTGTGGACGAGATGACTGTCGAGGTGGTGGGCAGGAAGATGGCTGGGCTATGAAGATCCAGACGCTTTCCAGCCTCAACATTATCGCCGCGTTGGCTCTGGCGTTTGTGATAGGCGCCGTGCTTATGTTGGCCTCGGGCTACGACCCGGCCTCCTCCTACTACTCCATGCTCGTCACCCCCTTCTCGGATAGGGTCTACCTCCTCTCAGCTCTTGCATTCTCGGCGCCCATAGTCCTCACCGGGCTGACCTTCGCCCTTGGGCTCAGGACGGGGCTCTTCAACATAGGGGCCGAGGGGCAGGTATACATGGGCGCCCTGGGGGCGGTGATCGCCGCTTACTTCGCGAGGAGCTTGGCGGCTCTGCCGCTTGCCTTCGCCATTGGCCTAGCCCTCGCCGTGTTGTGGTCGGCCGTGCCCGCAGTGTTGAAGATGTGGCGCGGCGTCAACGAGGTGGTGAGCACGATAATGATGAACTGGGTCGCCTACTGGACCGTCATCATGGCGGTCTCGACAGCGTTCGCCAACCCCCTCCAGCCCGAGGAGTCTGTAAAGACGCCGGAGGCCGCGAGGCTCACCCCCTTGATTCCGGGCACCGACTTCACAGTGGCGGTGCCTGTGGCGTATATAGTGGCCTCGCTGATGTACATATTTCTGAAGTACAGCGTGTGGGGGTACAGGATATCTGTCAGCGGGTTGAATCCAACCGCCGCGAGGTCGTACGGCATAAAGCCAGAGCGGGCTGTGCTCGCCGTCTTCGCCCTGGGGGCGCTGACAGCCGGCCTAGCCGGCGTGTTGCAGGTGGTGGCGAGGCCGCCGTCCTACAGCTTAATGAGAAACCTCGCCAATGTATACGGCATAGGCTTCGACGGCATCACCGCAGCGATGCTGGGCAGGGGGCACCCCCTCGGCGTGGTGCTGGCCTCGATATTCCTCGGCGTTATGCAGGAGGGGGCGCGACACATGCAGATTGAGGCGGGGACGCCTTTTGAGTTTGTGAGGGTGGTGCAAGGCCTCATCATACTGCTCCTCGCAGTGCAGATTTTGAGGAGGCCGTGATCGACCTAATACTAATGCAAGCCCTCTTAGCCGCCGTGCCGATTCTCCTGGCGTCGCTGGGGGAGATCTTGATGGAGAGGAGCGGCGTCGTCAACATCGGGCTGGAGGGCCTTATGTTGCTAGGCGCCTTCTCAGGTCCGCTCTTCGTAGACTACCTACACTACAGACTTGGGGCTCAGTTGCCAGATCCCCTCTGGCCGCTTGCGGCTTTCCTAGCCGCCGCGCTAGTCGGCATGGCGGTAGGCCTCGTGCACGGCTACATATCCACCTACCTGGCCGGCGATCAGATAATCAGCGGGGTGGCCATAAACCTCTTCGCCGCAGGCGCCGTGGCTTACGGAATACAGGCCTACTGGGGCGTGGCCGGGTATAAACAGGTGCCTGACTGGGCGAAGGCCGACCCCCTGGCGCTCGCCGCCTTCGCCCTGGTCCTCGCCGGCTTTATGTGGTATGCGCTGTTCAGGTCTAGGCTGGGTATCGTCATCAGGGCATGCGGCGAGGATCCAGAATCGGCGTTTAACGTAGGCGTAGACGTCAACAGAGTAAGGCTCCTAGCCACAGTCATAGGCTCCTCCCTCGCGGCGCTCGCGGGGGCGTATCTCAGCATTGCCTACCTCTCTGTAGTCACCAAGGAGATATCCGCCGGCAGGGGCTTCATCGCGCTGGCCAACGTTGTTTTCGCCAACTGGAACCCAGCCCTCGCGGTGGCGGGCGCCTACATATTTGGCTTCTTCGACGCCCTCTCCTACTGGCTACAGACGGCGGGGGTCGCCAGGTACGAAATAACGAGAATGATACCGTACATAGCCACCCTCCTCATAGTAGCCGGCGTAATTGGCCGCGCCAGGCCGCCGAGGGCGGTGGGGAAGCCGTTTAGGAGAGAATAATTATAAAGTGGAGAGTTGGTATATCCATGGAGGAGTTCAAAAAGGCAATGGAGGAGATTTCTAAATCTCTACAGAAAATGGTGGAGGAGCTCAAGGAGAAGAGGGACTACAGACTGGTGGAGGAGGGGGACGAGGTGAGAATTGAAATCGACATGCCGGGGCTGGAGCCCAGCGACATATCGCTCTCAGTGACTAAAGACGGCACAGCTCTGAGGGCGGAGGGCGCTAGGGGGGATAGGAAATACTCTAGGCACATCCGCCTCCCCGTGAAGATAGATCCCAGCTCAATCTCGGCGCTGTATAGAAACGGTGTTTTGACCATCACAGCCAGGAAGGTGAAAGAGGAGGAGATCAGGATACCCGTAAGGGGCTGATTTTTTGCCTACCCCCCAAGGAGTTTGTAAAGCGCCACTGCCAACTGTCCAGCGGAGCCGATGTCCTTCTCGACGGCGTGGCTTAAGACGGCGTTGGGCGGTAGCTCCCGGGGGGAGAAGACGAGGTCTGAGCCGTGTACCAGTAGCATCACCCTGCCGTCTGCCTTTTCGACCGGCTTGGTATCTCTGTCCGGCCTACCCAGGGCGTAGATGACGTCAGGCCTCAGCACCTCCACAGCGTCTTTTACGTCGTTGAAAACCAGGACCTCGCCCCCCATCTTAAACGCCAGCTTGAAGAGGTCCCCGATCTGCTGAGCCGCCGCGCCGAAGACTTTAATAAGCGCAAACCGCCTAACTCCGAAGCCGTATGTGATCTTCGCCAGCTCCAGCATCTTGGGGACGGAGCTTATGTTGTAAACCGCGACAACCAGCTCCATGGCGGCTACGATGAGCCCAATTTATAAATTAACCCTGGCCGCCACGCAGTTGCCTCCCTCACACTCAACGAAGAAGGGCGTCTTCACTAGCACGAGGAGGCCTTTTCTAAACTCCTCAAGAGGCTCCGGCAACACAACCGTCTTTCCGCACAGGTGGATCTCCCGCCCCTCGATCCTAAACGTAAACACATCTGCGCAGGGCTCCAGCTCCATATCTATAATAGCCACGTCACGGACGCGCACTACCTTGACTATCATACTCGGCAAGGATCCTCACCGCCTCGTTAGCCACCCTAATGGCGTCCTCCACGCCTACCTCGGGGGCGAACTCGTCTGTCTCGCGGTTGGCAATCGCCGCGTAGACGCCCCCCGCCCTGGCGCCGTAGATCGACGAGAGGGTAAAGATGGTGGCGGACTCCATCTCAAATGAAACCACCCTGAGGCTCCTCAAAGTGTCTATCAGCCCCCGGGCCCACGGCGGGAGGAACCCCCCGTGGCCCGGCCTCTCCTGACCTACGTAGAACGAGTCGGTGGAGGCTACTATGCCGACGTGGTACCTAACCCCCAGCGCCTCCGCGGCGGTGACGAGGGCAGACACCACTCTCCAGTGGGCCACCGCCGGGTACTCCGGCGGGGCGTACCACCTAGAGGCTCCGTCCCACCTCACCGCCGCCACGCCTATTACAAGGTCGCCCAGCTTCACCTCCCGCCTCAGCGCCCCCGTGGTCCCCACTCTAATAAAGGTGTCCGCCCCGGCCTGGAGGAGCTCCTCGACTGCGATGGCAGTAGAGCCCGAGCCGATGCCCGTAGACGTAGCCGCTATCTGGACGCCCTTGTACCTGCCGACCCACGTGACGAATTCCCGGTTCCTAGCCACCTCCCTAGCCCCCTCCCAGTGCCGCGCTATCAGCGGCACCCGCCCGGGGTCGCCGGGTAGCAACACGTAGCGCGGAACCTCCCCCGGCGCGACTAAGATGTGATACGCCTTGCCGCCGACCACCGGCCTCTGGGCCATGGCAGTGGCTCAACCCGGTGTTTTAATACGTAGCGCCCTAACCAAGTTGATAAAAGACAAGACACTCGACAACGCGTTTAATACCGTGAACACCGCGTCGCCCAGCACCGCGGCGTATATAGTCAAGGCCACGCTGCCGAAGAAGTACAACACAGTTAAGTCGAGCGGCGGAGGCGGCCCCCTCCTCGCTATGTTCACAGCCCAGGCGGCGGCTATCAGCAAGAGGCCTATGAGGCCGAGGACTTGGATCATACAGCGGCGGCGCCTCCGTGGTATATAGAGACTTTGTAGTAGGGGTGGCCCCAGGCGGTCAGTATCTTCTCCACCACGTCCCCCTCCCGGGGCAGTATCAACACAACGCCGCCGCGGCCCGCGCCGCTTATCTTACCTCCGTAGATAAACGGCCTCAACTTCTCGAGGAGGTTCACCACTCTGCCGTCGACGACGCCCAAGGCGCCTAGTAGCCAGTTGTCTATCTCCATGAGCTCGCCGACGCACCCCCAGTCTCCCCTCGCCAGACACCCCTCCGCCTCCTCGACGACGCGTCCAATGGCGTCGATCACCGAAGCAGCAGAGCGCCGCCTCTCCAACAGCGACTTGACATCTCTGACGATCCCCCCCGTGGTGCCGAAGCGGGGGAGCACCACAACGTAGAACGGGGGGAGGTCCACGTTCAGCCTCTCGACGCGGAAGGGGTTGGCCCATATCTTCAGCACCCCGCCGAGGGAAACCGTGGCCGTATCCATGGGGGAGGCTATCCCCTGGACCTCGAGCTCCACCCTGTGCCCCAGCTTCGCCAGCTCCTCGGCGCCCGCCTCGGCGCCGGCGCAGTGGGAATACGCCTTCAACAGCCCGACAGACACCGCGGCCGACGTGGCTGCCCCAACGCTGGGCGGCAAGTCGCTCCTTATCGAAAACCTAGCGGCCAGCCTCCCCCACCTCTCCTCTGCAATTCTAAGAGCTGTCTCGACGTATGAGAGGAACTTCTCCACCCCCACAGCCTCCGCACGCCCCTCTCCAGGCCGGTACCTCAACACGGCGGGAGGCCCCAGAGTCTCCACCACGAGCTCGCCCCCCACCTTGCACTCTATGTAGACGCCTTTGTCTATGGTGGCTGATATGGCGGGCTTGCCGTAGACCACCGCGTGTTCTCCAAACAGCTTTACAACACCTGGGGCGAAAATCCTAACAGACACGGGACGAGGCGGCTGGGGGGTTTAAAAAAGCGACGCCAGCGACCCGGCTACCTCCTCCTCGCTGGGGCCCTCCTTCTTCTCCTCCACAGCCTCCTCCTTGGGGGCCTCCGTCGGCTGCGCGGCCTGCGGCTGGGCGGCTGGCTGAGGCGCCGCCACGGAGATACCAAGCTCCGGGGCCTTACCGGCGACGGCCGCGGCTAAGGCGTTCGCCTCGGCCACAGCCCTGCTGAGCAACATAGGCAACGTCTCCCTTGTCACAACACCCAGCCTCGCCGCCAGCGCCACCGCCCTCATGTGGGCGGCCGGCAACACCACCTGCAACACCTCCCTCGTCGGGTACACCACGTTAAGCGCGAGGTTCCTCGCGTAGGCCGCCGCCGCCTCGAAGAGCTCTCTGTACTTCGCCACGTCTATAACCAGCTCGGAGATGTCCACGTACCTCTGCCCCCTCCAAATCACCCCCAGAAGCCTCAGCTGTTCAAAAATAGGCTCGATGCCGACAACCCTCAACACCTCGGCCATCTCCGGCGTTATCTCCTGGCCGGCCTTGGCCACCACGGTGTCCTTAGCTATCCAGATCTTGCCCTCCTGCACCCTGGTGGGGATCTTCAGCTTGCCGAATTTCGAAATAATGGGGCCGGGGGAGGCGTTGGTAGGCCCAGCCGGCACCACGATGTCAAAGGGAGCTTTGTCTCCCGGTTGCGCCGCCCTCCTCACGCTGTTCTCAGCCACTATCTTAATCACCTCCGCGGGGTTAGCCTCGGTAAAGAAGAACCCCACCTCGCCCCTCACCCTCTCCGCCACCTCCGCAGGCACGCCGCCGAAGACCTTGGCAAACGCGATCTTGAACAGGGTGGGCTTAATTATCTTCACAGCGCCGTAGGGCCTCAGCCTGTACCTATACTCATTCAAAACCCTCGACGAGAGACCGTGGAGATCAAAGAGGAACACGTACGGGTATTTTCTCAACAGCTCAACGGCCTCGTTTACGATCCTAACCTTACTCTGCGGGTAGGGCCTCGACCTGGCGTACGCCCTCTTACTTATAGCAAGCATCAAGTCGTGGAGTTTGTGAGCTATTTAAATTTGAGTGGAGGGGGTCCCTACTTGACTAAAGCCTCGGCGGCTCTTATCTTGACAGGCGGCCCCATCGTCTTTTTGATATATATGTCGTCTAGGTACTGCCTCAGAGGGAACCTCCTATTCACTTCCTCAAGCACCGCCAGGGCGTTGTCTAGAATCTCCTTGGGGTCCTGGGCCTCTGACCCTATCCTCACCTTGATAACAGGTTCGTTTCTAAGCCTCACCCTAACTGCCCGCTTCAGCCTCTCCACAACGGCCTTGACCTCTATGTTTGGCGGCACCACCTCTGGCATCTTGCCGCGGGGGCCGAAGATGGGGCCTACCACTCTGCCGAGAAGCGGCATTAAGTCGGGCGGCGCTATGAAGAAGTCGTACTGCTTCGCCAGCTTTCTAATAGCTCTCTTGTTTCCAGAGAGGCCCTCCACTTGGTCCCTGGTGATGACGGCGTCGACACCTGCGTTTCGGGCATTTACCTCAAATGCGCCGTGGGCAAACGCTGCGATTTTATTAGGCTTAGGCGGGTGGGGAAGCTCGACAAGTAGGTTAATACGGTTCTCAGGCTTGCTCAGGTCCACCCCCCTCAAGACGACTATAAGCTCCACGCTCTGTTTAAAACGCCTCTGTCTGCCCCTCTTCAACGCCTCGGCGATCTTGGCCAGGAGAGCCTCTTTGTTTATTACGGCGCTCATTGCCGCCACTGTTTCTCAAACTTATTTAAAATTTCGTCGTACTTACCCCCCTCCACGTCTTTCATCACCTCGTCGGCCCGCTTCCCGTCCACGCTTACGCCCATGGCCTTGCAGGTGCTGAGCAACTGCTTCACCGCCGATTTCAAGGACTTGGACTTAAGCTCGTCTTTCTTCAACAACGCTATCTCTACTAGCTGCTCAAACGATATATCGCCAATAACCTCGCTTCTCGGGTCGTGGGCCCCGGTGTCCTTCCCAAAAAGCTTAAGAAACAAGTCGCCTATGGGGGGCAGGCTGACCTTAACCTCGTACCTAGCGGGCGAGGAAACCTCCACCTCCACCTTCTGCACTGGGTACTTCCCCACCTTTTTCAACTCCTCCTGCACTCTCTGCACGACGGCGTTGGGGTCGAGCCCCGCCTGCTTAAGGGCGTCTTGAAACTGGGGGTTGACGGCCACCTTTCCGCCCTGCAGAGGCACGGCTATGACGCGCTTCGACATCGCCCCAGTAAAGGGCTTGATATAAAAGTTTTACCACTCCAACCTACTGGCCCTTCTTCACCAGCTTAACCTCGCTGATCTTCAAGTCGAGGGGCATTGGAAACGCGCTGTCTAGAAGCTCCACGCGGACAATGCCCTTCTCCTTATCTATAAAGGTAACCCTACCCCTGCTTCCCTTCAACACGTCGGCCGTTATCTCCACCTCGTCATTGACATCTATCTCCACAGCCGGCTTGGCAGGCTTCAAGATCTTCATGACCTCCTCCACGTTG
It includes:
- a CDS encoding Hsp20/alpha crystallin family protein produces the protein MEEFKKAMEEISKSLQKMVEELKEKRDYRLVEEGDEVRIEIDMPGLEPSDISLSVTKDGTALRAEGARGDRKYSRHIRLPVKIDPSSISALYRNGVLTITARKVKEEEIRIPVRG
- a CDS encoding ABC transporter permease, which gives rise to MKIQTLSSLNIIAALALAFVIGAVLMLASGYDPASSYYSMLVTPFSDRVYLLSALAFSAPIVLTGLTFALGLRTGLFNIGAEGQVYMGALGAVIAAYFARSLAALPLAFAIGLALAVLWSAVPAVLKMWRGVNEVVSTIMMNWVAYWTVIMAVSTAFANPLQPEESVKTPEAARLTPLIPGTDFTVAVPVAYIVASLMYIFLKYSVWGYRISVSGLNPTAARSYGIKPERAVLAVFALGALTAGLAGVLQVVARPPSYSLMRNLANVYGIGFDGITAAMLGRGHPLGVVLASIFLGVMQEGARHMQIEAGTPFEFVRVVQGLIILLLAVQILRRP
- a CDS encoding mevalonate kinase, producing the protein MSVRIFAPGVVKLFGEHAVVYGKPAISATIDKGVYIECKVGGELVVETLGPPAVLRYRPGEGRAEAVGVEKFLSYVETALRIAEERWGRLAARFSIRSDLPPSVGAATSAAVSVGLLKAYSHCAGAEAGAEELAKLGHRVELEVQGIASPMDTATVSLGGVLKIWANPFRVERLNVDLPPFYVVVLPRFGTTGGIVRDVKSLLERRRSAASVIDAIGRVVEEAEGCLARGDWGCVGELMEIDNWLLGALGVVDGRVVNLLEKLRPFIYGGKISGAGRGGVVLILPREGDVVEKILTAWGHPYYKVSIYHGGAAAV
- the udp gene encoding uridine phosphorylase, encoding MAQRPVVGGKAYHILVAPGEVPRYVLLPGDPGRVPLIARHWEGAREVARNREFVTWVGRYKGVQIAATSTGIGSGSTAIAVEELLQAGADTFIRVGTTGALRREVKLGDLVIGVAAVRWDGASRWYAPPEYPAVAHWRVVSALVTAAEALGVRYHVGIVASTDSFYVGQERPGHGGFLPPWARGLIDTLRSLRVVSFEMESATIFTLSSIYGARAGGVYAAIANRETDEFAPEVGVEDAIRVANEAVRILAEYDSQGSARP
- a CDS encoding 50S ribosomal protein L10 → MLAISKRAYARSRPYPQSKVRIVNEAVELLRKYPYVFLFDLHGLSSRVLNEYRYRLRPYGAVKIIKPTLFKIAFAKVFGGVPAEVAERVRGEVGFFFTEANPAEVIKIVAENSVRRAAQPGDKAPFDIVVPAGPTNASPGPIISKFGKLKIPTRVQEGKIWIAKDTVVAKAGQEITPEMAEVLRVVGIEPIFEQLRLLGVIWRGQRYVDISELVIDVAKYRELFEAAAAYARNLALNVVYPTREVLQVVLPAAHMRAVALAARLGVVTRETLPMLLSRAVAEANALAAAVAGKAPELGISVAAPQPAAQPQAAQPTEAPKEEAVEEKKEGPSEEEVAGSLASLF
- a CDS encoding ABC transporter permease: MIDLILMQALLAAVPILLASLGEILMERSGVVNIGLEGLMLLGAFSGPLFVDYLHYRLGAQLPDPLWPLAAFLAAALVGMAVGLVHGYISTYLAGDQIISGVAINLFAAGAVAYGIQAYWGVAGYKQVPDWAKADPLALAAFALVLAGFMWYALFRSRLGIVIRACGEDPESAFNVGVDVNRVRLLATVIGSSLAALAGAYLSIAYLSVVTKEISAGRGFIALANVVFANWNPALAVAGAYIFGFFDALSYWLQTAGVARYEITRMIPYIATLLIVAGVIGRARPPRAVGKPFRRE
- a CDS encoding 50S ribosomal protein L11; the protein is MSKRVIAVPLQGGKVAVNPQFQDALKQAGLDPNAVVQRVQEELKKVGKYPVQKVEVEVSSPARYEVKVSLPPIGDLFLKLFGKDTGAHDPRSEVIGDISFEQLVEIALLKKDELKSKSLKSAVKQLLSTCKAMGVSVDGKRADEVMKDVEGGKYDEILNKFEKQWRQ
- a CDS encoding ABC transporter ATP-binding protein is translated as MKASLKEIHKVFSDGTHALRGVSLDISPGEVLALLGENGAGKTTLMKILAGVYRPTSGEIYIEGRRVRFRNARDAQRAGIAMVHQHLSLIPGLTAIENIALAEGAGLRPISAEVRQRAVKIAEELGFDVEWDRDVEELPLGVRQRVEIVKALYWGADLLILDEPTTVLSPLEVKSLFQVVRRLRERGKSVVYITHKIPEVLEIADRVVVLRRGVKVAEFTPPYDPKRLVEAMVGELRVEAVSRVGRPGERPVLEVADLWVYEGGRAVVQGVNLVVREREILAVVGVEGNGQEHLVEAIVGVRRHKGVVKIHGGYAYIPDDRQRKAMLLERPLVENAVLGREGEFARRGLISWSAASRFTAKLIEEFGIVAPGPWAVARHLSGGNQQKLVVGRELSRGARLIIAHQPTRGLDVATTEYVQQLLIKARNGGAGVLLVTSDLDEAYKLADTIAVMYRGKVVAVGPVDEMTVEVVGRKMAGL
- a CDS encoding 50S ribosomal protein L1, with protein sequence MSAVINKEALLAKIAEALKRGRQRRFKQSVELIVVLRGVDLSKPENRINLLVELPHPPKPNKIAAFAHGAFEVNARNAGVDAVITRDQVEGLSGNKRAIRKLAKQYDFFIAPPDLMPLLGRVVGPIFGPRGKMPEVVPPNIEVKAVVERLKRAVRVRLRNEPVIKVRIGSEAQDPKEILDNALAVLEEVNRRFPLRQYLDDIYIKKTMGPPVKIRAAEALVK
- a CDS encoding transcription elongation factor Spt5; the protein is MAQERCPVYTVSVVSRQEYNVVIVLKMRAESAKIPIYSIVVPPESFGVLFMEGESLPAVNRAVYGVKHVKGVMRGVTNVEEVMKILKPAKPAVEIDVNDEVEITADVLKGSRGRVTFIDKEKGIVRVELLDSAFPMPLDLKISEVKLVKKGQ
- a CDS encoding RecB-family nuclease; this encodes MELVVAVYNISSVPKMLELAKITYGFGVRRFALIKVFGAAAQQIGDLFKLAFKMGGEVLVFNDVKDAVEVLRPDVIYALGRPDRDTKPVEKADGRVMLLVHGSDLVFSPRELPPNAVLSHAVEKDIGSAGQLAVALYKLLGG